The Lathyrus oleraceus cultivar Zhongwan6 chromosome 5, CAAS_Psat_ZW6_1.0, whole genome shotgun sequence genome includes the window gtcaaataattgtcatttctttacaaacttctaaacccaGATTAAATCaacttattttcataataagaaatgaaaaggaagttgactttgagttttcaacttcactcctcaattgtttgaatacgagttctcttactcggttagtcgaacaattgtcatttttcaCCAATTCATACCGTAAGTCAAATCATTCTCAAATAAAACTATACGAAAAGagagatggtcttgagtcttcaattcctcttctcaaatgcttggatatgagttgttttaccCAGTCATTCGAGTATTTGTCGTTCATACTAAAATACGTCAAtcatatacaaccttattttcataaatactcagatgaaacagagagtggtttagagtcttctattccctttctcggttattaggatacgagttgtcttactcgattatccgagtaatcgtcatccattcaaaacaccttaattattatcagatcctttttataattaaggatgaaaaagagggtggtctagagtcttctattccctttcccgactgttaggatacgagttgtcttactcaattatccgagtaatcgtcatccaaccaaaaatatctcaacacatcaaacctattttttctcgccctcgtgcgatcataaccaatcaaacaaaacacccAACATATTGAgtcaacttgtcacccccgtgtgaccaaaactcttttcagaaagaacactgttaatcctttctaatgcgcacaacaaactaatgcttaagcctccgccgagagtatacaagccagcgtttagcctttagaacgcgatttaaaacagttgttcactaaaaaacacccaccaaccgtagttccccaaactacgaatgctctgatttccttattataccataaggatacgtaggcaggagattgttgtatcttcgcgagcacactaataaaaaacttcCCCTTTCCCTTACGAagttctcatccatttctattcttttaataattttataacttaaggaaaacaaacaaacacaaattaacactcgaaacacacattagaactaaaaggttcatgttgagtacaacgggcgtaaggggtgctaataccttccccttacgtaatccactcccgaacccgaatatggttgcgatgaccattattccatttcctaaaggttctatcgatattttcctatcccttcattgggataaataaagttcggtggcgactctgttcgaacataaatattttccgcgaccatcgcgaggaatcgtatttttcgagatgcgacacaaGGATAAACATTAAGAGAATCTTTTTTGGAATTATTGTCACACTTCTTTCTCGCGCACCATTGTCCTTGTACTCTTCTCAAAAAACTTTAGCTTTCGTACACTTTATGATCAAATGACCAACATTCTTGTAGAAATTACAAAAGTTAGAAAAAATTTCATATTCAATATCAACATAAAAGGAACTACTACTCATTTCCATCGAGATTTTGTCTCAGAACTAATTAGAAAGATCAACATAAATCAATATTCTAGGACAATGATCAAAACTCCTATCAAACAAGCACATACTTGTGTTGTTATCCAAATATATGGGCGTATTCACACTCCAATATTCTTGAGCCATTCTTATGATGTGCACCCACACTTGAATGCTAGTTTGATGTTGTACATTAGGGTTGAAGTCTGGGTTCCACATGAATAACTTTAAATCAAGGGTGTGCAAAAAATCTGATGCATAAGAAACATTTAATAAAAACCGTAAATCAATTTTAAATAATCCAAATTGTTTTTTTAGAAAACTGAACCattatcattttttattttaaagcAGTATATGGGTATCCAATTTTTAAAGCCGATAACAACTCAAACAATCTGAATTTTTAAGTTTATGTGTGGACTTGTAACAGTATAATTACCATTTCTTTTAAAAATTTGTATGCTTTATCTTTTCAAGCGTACATTACCATCATGAGACTAACATACaaatttataaatttattttattaaaatttaaatttaactccataaaagaaaaatttataaataaaaaataagtacatattttactatttatttatttttaatataagTTACTTagtaaatttaaatttattaatttttttacaaaatatTGATATTTAATTTATCAATGAAAATAGACATATATTTACTTTTTAAATGTATATAAAACTAAGAAAAAAGAATATGATaatgtaaaatatttttatattattaatcAATTATGAATGTGTATCTCATcaaattatatttttaattattgATATAACATAGCAAAATCttataattttattaaaaaataattgtCTTAACTCACTTAAATTATTCAATTTATATTAAATCACACCACAATTAATCATACTAAAAAAAACAATTGTTTTCTCTAAAAGTACAAAAATAAATGAATTTTGTGAAAAATCCTTAAAAAATGGGTTTATATTAAAATTGGTTTTAAAACGATTTTGAACCACTTCCAATTATTAAATTGGTTTTCACTGATTTGATTTATAAACTAAAATTATAAAATAGGATTGATTCACATAATTTGATTAAACATGCACACCCCTATTTTAaataattaggattaatattcCATGAGTGCACTAAAATGATGACAAACCTTAAAACTTAAGTTTAAATAGTGCTACCTATCAAAGAAATCTCATATACACACTGAAAGAAGAAGATATACTTTTGCCCAATATGGGTCATATTTTACCaactaaattaatttttatttattgtCATAGCACGTcttattatatttttattataaaatgTTAGAATAATTAATTTACAAAAATTGAGTGTAAcaaaaatatgttttaaacatgattagttCCGATAGAGAGCTTGACcaaaaaataaatataataatacGACCGTTGATTGTTTGTCGAAAATTCAACCCATGCTTAATTTACGGTTTAGGTTGCTTTTAGATTTTATATGTTTCCTTCTGGATCGGAATCTAATAGCTGAAAATTGCACGCAAGGTATGCAATTTTTCAATTTAAAAAGGttatgttttttttctttttaaattaaAAAGGTTGCAAGTTGActattttaaatttaaatctAACTTTTTTTTATTCATGTTAATTTGTGCTAcatattaaataatatatttaaacAATTTTTTAATGTTTTAAAAAAGTTAAATTTTTGTATAATTTTAACTTAAGATTATTATGTTAAATTTCTTAACACATATAATTTATGCATGCATATGTTACCATTTTATGTCATTTTAAAATTAACTCTAATAGTAATTAATTAATATcttatttatttatatattatttttataatttcacataaattaaaaaatataatgAATATTATAgggaaataaaaaataaaatttattttataaaatatcTCTTTTAGTAGTATGAAAAAATAACTTAAAAGAATTTAAGAAATAATAATAAGTAGTAGTTTAgtaaaaatatatattaaaaaatacaatactaaatagaattttttttttaaatatccaaaaatttcaaaaaaatttcaaaaatatccaatttttcaaaataattacacAAATGGCCAAAATTGGCCATTTTTTACccttaggcgccaccctagttggcgcctacccttaatggggagggcaagtcgccactaggggtggcgcctatgcccaaatccattttttttttttttttttttaatgttttttttaatgttttttttttttttttaatttttttttatttataaatttatgtTTTTTATTAAGTATATTAATTTATGTTGACACATATATTTTGtctaaatttttttatttatatatatatatatatatatattaatttatatatatatattaatttatatatatatatattaatataatttataagtaattaatattatttgtaaatttttggaaaaaaaattaatttatatatgtataaagatatgatagacaatatttttaaagataaagataaagatataaagataataaacagaaaatatttttatttaaataataaacaaggcaaatattacaaagatatgattaatcacatatgatgcggtcccttgtacgatccgcacgggggaggtctagttactcgcctagacggttcacgtggtggtggtgcttccctattaccaccccttgccCTAACGCGCCCCCTTGCCGCTTGCCGTTGTGGTTcggtcgaagtcccttcagtgctgtaggaaagacgggtcccctctgcgccctcgaagctttgtctcggtgggacaaactgactactgctgggtgcgccctcgaattgtggtctttggtagtttagggttgaatcgggttggccaaagtgcaatgtttgttgtggtgtgtagtagtcctgttggtagtcctcttgtatacccgtgtcggggctaggtggaggactggaagagcttgGGAAATTGCCGTGTTGGAAttgttgggattggtggaagtagggggattgatattgtggtaggtgttgggactgttgatggtggtgggaatgttgagtttgttgttggtagtcttcatggtattgggattgagtttgtggtatgtattgttgatttggttggggggtggacatgtgttgtggttgttgttgttggtaatatggtggtggtggttgttgttggtaataaggtggtggtggttgttgttggtaaaatggttgtggtggttgttgttgttggtaataaggtggtggttgttgttgttgggaatactgtggtggttgttgttgttggaaatatggctgttgcatccggggatcgtccaaatagaacgggtcagacacaatcatttctggattggtatttgctctataccattccacatattcccttgtcggcttcatttcgttgggcgccaccggaaattgtagaacatagtgggcacggtctttccacatttttcgaaactccttagcaaattccttccaattttgggcataccactggtggctgactttttttagatgccaaggttccatggacattggggggcctgggatgtcttgatgcattccgaattgaagcttgacacggtcactttggtgcatctccacagtggtgaaccgcattatggccgtttttgctgtccaaacagctgcatcttcggggtttggttgatgttccaatcccaaatatggcctccaaataaactgcaaagaaaaaagtaaatatgttatttatcgaTAATGCATGAcattaataaatcagttagaagttgagtgatttagtggtaatacatcctgtgctcggagacgatccaacagttgacgataaaatataattttatttttgggggtaagactgtaatccagtccggttgtaatgaacctaaacaaaagaagataaataatattagttacaaatatttatagaataaatatacaaaatgaaataagatcataaatttacctagttgcgtaggggaaggagtagtcattaggattttctggggctagcctcggcaatctccaccacccccatgtttgaAGCAAAAAAGaacatccagaaaatgtacagtgctcattttgtgcatttttacacaaagagctatataggaatgctaatactgcagaaccccaactatatgtgcttattctatcaatgtccccgagcaaactcaagtacataaaatttatgctatttcccgtcccttcgggaaatagcaagttcccaaacaatagcataatgtaaacccgggtttttatgactttttcttgttcggaggattcctcagtcaaagttatggagtcgtggtacaattgtaggctagataatttaataccctgaccccttgctttggcagacccctcaccctcgaccagatctacccccaacatttcaacacatatttggttaggctgttgaacatttccggtgacaggcttaccatctattctaagacctaaaagcatgtacacgtcctctaatgtgacggtacattcaccagttggtaggtgaaaggtgtgtgtctcaggtctccaacgttcacacagagccaaaatgaatttggcatcaatggtggcatttacgacatgcattacatgaccgaaacccgcacgctctatgtaaggtacgcaccatgggtctggataaggcattgggtgtgaacgttgacgaaatttcttgggatcctttaaaaacaaacaatataaaaaattattatattggacttttaaaaaactaactacaaacatacgaaagaggcaatgttcaagaaaaacttacgaatgaggcaatgtttgccctagttcctctgtgttcttggcccatggtaagaagcgacatgactgcaatgtaggaagaagcttggtggatgagaagtttcgcctgagttctctgaataaaagtgttagtggtagatgaaaacttgcaagaatgaccctctatttatactcTTTTTCAAGTAAactgaatatgcaaaaatgtgacaagtgtaaggcatgcgtggtagtgttggcatgcattggtggaatctgatgatgcagaaacgtgacaagtgtgaggcatgcgtgggaatcttgcagaataggtgcagactacgtggcagtgttggcatgcataggtgcagactaggtgggagttgtcttgtcttggggaagacttggtggaatctgatgatgcagaaacgtgacaagtgtgaggcatgcgtgggaatcttgcagaataggtgcagactacgtggcagtgttggcatgcataggtgcagactaggtgggagttgtcttgtcttggggaagacttggtggaatctgatgacgcagaaacgtgacaagtgtgaggcatgcgtgggaatcttgcagaataggtgcagactacgtggcagtgttggcatgcttaggtgcagactaggtgggagttgtcttgtcttggggaagacttggtggaatctgatgatgcaaaaatgtgacaagtgtgaggcatgcgtgggaatcttgcagaataggtgtCACACTGTACAGGTCAGATGAGAAGTTAAGTGTCACAGAGATAGTAGAATCCAATTTTAGCTTTGATATCCCCCAATAATTTATTTAAcggttgaaatttgactttcaAATATTTATTATTGTGGTGTACGCGTGCACtttcaaatatttttcaaaaagaaaaacaaataattatattgtaattaaattattttatgttttattacAACTTTAAATTGAATACTTCATTTAGTTACGCCATACTAATTGGCGTATATGTGTTATAAAAGTAGAAAAAGTCCAAAACACCTGCATGGGATAGGTTGgaatgcattagtacagactaggtgggagtgttgcattcaagggtgtgacacatgtaaggcatgcgtgggaatctctgagacttggtggtgaagacttgatggggaacaggcatgcatgggaatctctgagactatgttcaggctaggtggataggttggaatgcattagtacagactaggtgggagtgttgcattcaagggtgtgacacgtgtaaggcatgcaagggaatctctgagacttggtggtgaagacttgatggggaacaggcatgcatgggaatctctgagactatgttcaggctaggtggataggttggaatgcattagtacagactaggtgggagtgttgcattcaagggtgtgacacgtgtaaggcatgcaagggaatctctgaggtattcacaatatcttcacagcaatcttcacacacatatcttcacagcaatcttcagtaagattcttgcagtataaatattcacacacattttcgcaaaggtattcacaatatcttcacagcaatcttcacaaaaccttgaaaatatcttcacaaaaccttcacaaaaccttcacaaaaccttcacaaaaccttcacaatgtcttcacaaaacatgtcatcttcttcacaatacaaagtcaaagctcacgtcaacggtgagacttatgaatgtgataagtctggcttcctatttagaaacaccgaatgcactcggttttgtctaaatagaggagctgacttctcttatctgaaaaggaagattgagtccaaactaagacaacccgtgtcccaaattttttatcaacaaccttttttttcagaaaacaactctgtcaagttttataagtcattgattcaaaatgacatggagacacaatacatgcttcgtaaccatgagtactctggttacgactacatagtgttgtacattgtgttggaacaacctcaaccaactcagaatattcaatcacaggttattgatcctgtgattgatgacgaacaagatgctgagcaccacgttgaagacgatgtggttgatgatgctgaagacgtggttgatgacttggtgaaccgtcattctgaagacgaagaccaacctcaaatacctatagcgcaacgctactcacctcctgcgcacttcacaacacttaacttgggcgaggatgagccctcatcagatatgttctacaacccatatatgaggtctgatgaggacttaaagaagggtgaccaatttcggaccaaggaagagtgtctgttagcaataaagaactggcacttgaaaaattgtgttgactacgatgttatcaaatcaaatccggaaagatacgttattgaatgcaaaaatccggagtgtggatataggttgatggcatcgtacaagaagaagcataacgcgtgggtgatagggtcaatatctcaagctcacatttgcgtcaacaccaacatggcacaggatcatcgcaaacttagccatgacatgatctgccattccatattacctctagttgaggctgacccgtcactgaaggtcaaaacaattatctcccattgtgtggctgttttcaaatatacaccgtcatacagaaaggcttggttagcaaaaaccaaggcaattgaactggtgtacggtaactgggaggaatcatacaaacaactaccacgctacctggctgcactacgattgtattcacctgggacggttactataatggagaccttgcctgcacaatcccctgacggaactcgtctagaaggtaatggaattttccatagacttttctgggcattccgtccatgcatcatcgggttcacattctgcaaaccacttgttcaagtcgatggaacttggctgtatgggaaatacaaaggatcgttactgatggcggtcgcacaagatggcaattcaaatattttcccaatagcctttgcattggtggAAGGAGAAACGGCAGCTGgttggagtttcttccttaagaatcttcgaacgcacgtgactccacaagctggcatctgcgttatttctgacaggcacgcctcaatagacagtgcatacaataatccagcaaatggctggcatgaccccccgtctacccatgtctactgcatcaggcatattgcacaaaattttatgcgg containing:
- the LOC127083483 gene encoding serine/threonine-protein phosphatase 7 long form homolog, whose amino-acid sequence is MFVVSFLKVQYNNFLYCLFLKDPKKFRQRSHPMPYPDPWCVPYIERAGFGHVMHVVNATIDAKFILALCERWRPETHTFHLPTGECTVTLEDVYMLLGLRIDGKPVTGNVQQPNQICVEMLGVDLVEGEGSAKARGQGIKLSSLQLYHDSITLTEESSEQEKVIKTRVYIMLLFGNLLFPEGTGNSINFMYLSLLGDIDRISTYSWGSAVLAFLYSSLCKNAQNEHCTFSGCSFLLQTWGWWRLPRLAPENPNDYSFPYATRFITTGLDYSLTPKNKIIFYRQLLDRLRAQDFIWRPYLGLEHQPNPEDAAVWTAKTAIMRFTTVEMHQSDRVKLQFGMHQDIPGPPMSMEPWHLKKVSHQWYAQNWKEFAKEFRKMWKDRAHYVLQFPVAPNEMKPTREYVEWYRANTNPEMIVSDPFYLDDPRMQQPYFQQQQPPQYSQQQQPPPYYQQQQPPQPFYQQQPPPPYYQQQPPPPYYQQQQPQHMSTPQPNQQYIPQTQSQYHEDYQQQTQHSHHHQQSQHLPQYQSPYFHQSQQFQHGNFPSSSSPPPSPDTGIQEDYQQDYYTPQQTLHFGQPDSTLNYQRPQFEGAPSSSQFVPPRQSFEGAEGTRLSYSTEGTSTEPQRQAARGRVRARGGNREAPPPREPSRRVTRPPPCGSYKGPHHM